In Leptospira johnsonii, the following are encoded in one genomic region:
- a CDS encoding PP2C family protein-serine/threonine phosphatase, translating into MKTKNLKKPIVSLLLVLLLEQCGPTEPSPVAGMETPSTNWEQDKSPFIISNWAFSEIPAGNFFHGHFPVLPGQNPENPSGQDSYKIESFLAAPSNISNYNPKQKDSSFVFFHSVKRSKNDLDILLSAYIPFCPSGCYLGVKSEGKEQMIVPGESEDSSKPRIVVIPFQNEEVTLALQLFPFNGPRNMMENPVVGSFSEVQTVYLVKALRVLLFSSLEFFSFFFFAFIYIRRPQDKFNLSFSLLNLSLAIWYPAYEGWFQYVVDSPWTWVIFGYSLGAFLPILFYEFTIGIFQAPRNIPGRTLQFLFILLTIWPSLEFGLTGGHQFFGKVAFQIFLVILVFFYMNTLYIFFRYRRSSILSFRWVVTGLILVAVSSFYTVMSFAGFGPAQPWVNESFLVLTLLFSLALAKRYAEVFRALEKSEGKLKSLNESLETKVEERTKIIELQKAELVQKGRILAKDLSIAGKIQNALLPRELPVIPNARISYRYKPMMEIGGDLLDVIYDPSISSLGMFIGDVTGHGVSAALLASMLKMTLGDWSILLQDPSSLLLHIRNQFEGKLDGHFITATLVTVDLRSGKTLIANAGHPECLVLRKGGVVEFYRPKGVAIYEAIPTAYQTESVDLLPGDKVVLYTDGIPDSRNSEGEFFGEDRLSDLLRKNSFRPPEELCDSVLHGVQAFQGEFQHQDDMALLVMEYLG; encoded by the coding sequence ATGAAAACAAAAAATCTAAAGAAACCTATCGTTTCTCTCTTGTTGGTCCTACTACTGGAACAATGCGGACCTACAGAGCCTTCTCCAGTCGCAGGAATGGAGACCCCATCTACAAATTGGGAACAAGATAAAAGTCCTTTTATAATTTCTAACTGGGCATTTTCCGAAATCCCTGCCGGAAATTTCTTCCACGGACATTTCCCGGTTTTACCTGGACAAAATCCTGAAAATCCTTCCGGGCAAGACTCTTACAAAATAGAATCTTTTTTGGCCGCACCTTCTAATATCTCGAATTATAATCCAAAACAAAAAGATTCCTCTTTCGTATTCTTTCATTCCGTAAAAAGAAGTAAAAACGATCTAGATATATTACTTTCTGCTTATATACCTTTCTGTCCATCCGGCTGTTATTTGGGAGTAAAATCGGAAGGAAAAGAACAAATGATCGTACCAGGAGAATCGGAAGATTCCTCCAAACCCAGGATCGTAGTCATTCCATTCCAAAATGAAGAAGTTACACTAGCCCTCCAATTATTCCCTTTCAACGGGCCCAGGAACATGATGGAAAATCCGGTAGTAGGCAGTTTCTCGGAAGTGCAAACCGTCTATCTGGTAAAAGCGCTTAGAGTGTTGCTGTTCAGCTCTTTGGAATTTTTTTCCTTCTTCTTTTTTGCTTTCATTTATATCAGAAGACCACAGGACAAATTTAATCTTTCCTTTTCCCTTCTAAACTTGTCCTTGGCGATCTGGTATCCGGCTTACGAAGGTTGGTTCCAATACGTAGTAGATTCCCCCTGGACTTGGGTTATTTTCGGCTATTCCCTCGGAGCTTTTCTCCCCATTCTATTTTACGAATTTACGATCGGGATCTTTCAAGCTCCCCGAAACATTCCGGGAAGAACATTACAATTTCTTTTTATTCTTCTGACCATCTGGCCTTCTTTGGAGTTCGGTCTCACGGGAGGACATCAGTTTTTCGGAAAAGTGGCCTTCCAAATATTTTTAGTCATATTAGTATTCTTTTATATGAATACTCTGTACATTTTCTTTAGATACAGACGGAGTAGCATTCTATCTTTTCGATGGGTGGTCACCGGCCTAATACTTGTCGCAGTGTCTTCTTTTTATACTGTGATGAGTTTTGCAGGTTTCGGCCCGGCCCAGCCTTGGGTAAACGAAAGTTTCTTAGTGTTAACGTTACTTTTCAGTCTTGCTCTTGCAAAAAGATACGCGGAAGTTTTTAGAGCTCTAGAAAAATCGGAAGGGAAACTCAAATCCTTAAACGAATCTCTGGAAACAAAGGTAGAAGAAAGAACCAAAATTATAGAACTCCAAAAAGCTGAACTTGTACAAAAAGGAAGAATTTTAGCGAAAGACCTTTCCATTGCAGGAAAGATCCAAAACGCACTGCTTCCAAGAGAATTACCGGTTATCCCGAACGCAAGGATCTCGTATAGATACAAACCGATGATGGAGATCGGCGGAGATCTATTGGATGTGATCTACGATCCTTCCATAAGTTCTTTGGGAATGTTCATTGGAGATGTAACCGGCCATGGAGTCTCCGCAGCGCTATTGGCGTCCATGTTAAAAATGACTTTGGGAGATTGGTCCATTCTTCTTCAAGATCCGTCTTCGCTTCTATTACATATTCGTAATCAATTCGAAGGAAAACTAGACGGCCATTTTATTACCGCTACTTTAGTAACCGTAGATCTAAGATCGGGTAAAACATTGATCGCAAATGCGGGACATCCCGAATGCCTTGTCTTAAGAAAAGGTGGAGTTGTAGAATTTTACAGACCTAAAGGAGTCGCGATCTACGAGGCGATCCCAACCGCTTACCAAACAGAGTCGGTAGACTTATTACCAGGCGACAAGGTAGTATTGTATACCGATGGCATTCCCGATTCAAGAAATTCAGAAGGAGAATTTTTCGGAGAAGATCGTTTATCCGACCTACTCAGGAAAAATTCTTTTAGACCTCCTGAAGAGCTCTGCGATTCGGTCTTACATGGAGTTCAAGCTTTCCAAGGAGAATTCCAACATC
- a CDS encoding formylglycine-generating enzyme family protein: MNSLSFRPIHFIILFLSIIFLIAPHLLGSPDPSKPCYGKKIKGMQCIPEGYFIRGSNTHDPDEAPEQKIYLSDFFIDLYEVTNEDFSKCIEEGSCKDCLYNGTCDYIGPAYGDLYLKPKQPVLGVSWYTAKEYCEWVGKRLPTEAEWEKAARGPKGNLFPWGNKPANCKLAVIEEDERKGCVYKKINPPNLMPTAPVGSRPAGVYGLFDMAGNSWEWVQDWYSENYKACGEACNGKDPKGPCEGEDNCPGFDKKTLKGGSWWWPSSYARGSKRRAHVPQNYPEYHHFGFRCAKDAG; this comes from the coding sequence ATGAACTCGCTTTCCTTTCGTCCGATCCATTTTATCATTCTATTTTTATCTATAATCTTTCTGATCGCCCCTCATTTGCTGGGATCTCCTGACCCGAGCAAACCCTGCTACGGAAAAAAAATCAAAGGAATGCAATGTATTCCGGAAGGATATTTTATCCGGGGAAGTAATACCCACGATCCGGACGAGGCTCCGGAACAAAAAATTTATCTCAGCGACTTCTTCATAGATCTATACGAGGTCACAAATGAAGACTTCAGCAAATGTATAGAAGAAGGCTCCTGCAAAGATTGTCTCTATAACGGGACCTGCGATTATATAGGCCCTGCCTATGGTGATCTATATCTAAAACCGAAACAACCTGTGCTTGGAGTGAGTTGGTATACCGCAAAAGAATATTGTGAATGGGTGGGCAAAAGACTCCCAACGGAAGCGGAGTGGGAGAAGGCAGCCAGAGGTCCGAAAGGAAATCTATTTCCATGGGGAAACAAACCCGCCAACTGTAAGTTAGCCGTCATCGAAGAAGACGAACGAAAAGGCTGCGTATATAAAAAGATCAATCCTCCGAATTTAATGCCCACCGCTCCGGTGGGAAGTAGACCTGCAGGAGTATACGGACTATTTGATATGGCCGGAAATTCCTGGGAGTGGGTCCAGGATTGGTACTCCGAAAATTACAAAGCATGCGGAGAAGCATGCAACGGAAAAGATCCGAAAGGCCCTTGCGAGGGAGAAGATAACTGTCCCGGTTTTGATAAAAAAACCCTAAAAGGTGGATCTTGGTGGTGGCCCTCAAGTTATGCAAGAGGCTCCAAAAGAAGAGCACATGTCCCTCAAAATTATCCGGAATACCATCATTTTGGGTTCCGTTGTGCGAAAGACGCAGGTTAA
- a CDS encoding DUF2147 domain-containing protein, with amino-acid sequence MKKSLVLFVVLAAFLVGESTFADALPVVGKWKTIDDEDGKEKSVVEIYENGGKIYGKIASLRDPLDKDGKPKVCTKCEGADKDKPVIGLVIIKGLSLDDDEYTGGTIMDPNNGKIYKCKLKATDGGAKLSVRGFIGFSLIGRTQTWLKK; translated from the coding sequence ATGAAAAAATCACTCGTTTTGTTTGTCGTTTTGGCGGCGTTTTTAGTGGGTGAATCCACATTTGCTGACGCGCTTCCAGTAGTCGGAAAATGGAAAACCATTGATGACGAAGACGGTAAAGAAAAGTCCGTAGTAGAGATCTACGAGAATGGCGGTAAAATTTACGGAAAGATCGCTAGCTTAAGAGATCCTTTGGATAAAGATGGTAAGCCGAAAGTTTGTACCAAATGTGAAGGTGCAGATAAAGACAAACCGGTTATTGGTCTTGTTATCATCAAAGGTTTGAGCTTAGACGATGACGAATATACCGGAGGAACCATTATGGATCCTAATAACGGTAAAATATATAAATGTAAATTAAAAGCCACTGATGGTGGTGCTAAATTGAGCGTTAGAGGGTTCATTGGTTTCTCTTTGATCGGTAGAACTCAAACTTGGCTTAAAAAATAA
- a CDS encoding DUF2147 domain-containing protein, protein MKKINVIFLFALFFAGAFSLSADPTPVTGVWRTFNDAGTKEESTVEIYEKDGKIFGKILSLVDPNDKDGKPARCTECDGPEKDKPILGMVIIKGLGADGDKWTGGRILDPNDGTWYKCSLKATEGGKKLEVRGYIGFSLIGRSQFWQKK, encoded by the coding sequence GTGAAGAAAATCAACGTAATATTCTTATTCGCTTTATTCTTTGCGGGAGCATTTAGTCTTTCCGCTGATCCTACTCCTGTCACAGGAGTATGGAGAACATTTAATGACGCAGGAACCAAAGAAGAATCTACAGTTGAGATCTATGAGAAGGACGGAAAGATCTTCGGAAAGATCCTGAGCCTTGTCGATCCGAACGATAAGGATGGAAAGCCTGCTCGTTGTACAGAATGTGACGGACCTGAAAAAGATAAGCCTATCTTAGGAATGGTTATTATCAAAGGGCTAGGAGCTGACGGAGACAAATGGACCGGCGGACGTATCTTAGATCCAAATGACGGAACTTGGTACAAATGTAGCCTAAAAGCAACCGAGGGCGGAAAGAAGTTAGAAGTCCGCGGTTATATAGGATTCTCCTTGATTGGCCGTTCCCAATTCTGGCAGAAAAAATAA